Sequence from the Vanacampus margaritifer isolate UIUO_Vmar chromosome 18, RoL_Vmar_1.0, whole genome shotgun sequence genome:
tgtcacaaacttttgtttttctctgatCTTTAAATTAGATGTCGAAAGGGTTTTGTGGTTCAGCTCTATTTGTTCTCTGGGGGGGACCGAGGAAAAAATCCTAAATTAATTTTAGTATATCATAAAAATGCTGGAGGAGTTGATTTCTGAAGGGACTATTTTGGAGTCAAAAAGTGGGAGGGTCAacctaaataaagtaaaaaaaaaaaataatcgccttcCCTGAACTTGTTGCTGCACTGCTGTCAAGCATTCCTGGAACACCTCCGATTTCCCCTGAACCGAGCAGACCGCAGTCATCAGTTCAACAAATTGAATTGTCCATGCCCTGTAGCCTCAAATTTAGATGTGAAATGATATTAAAGGAAAAAAGGCCAAACTGTCTCATCTCTTTCTGATTTTGTAAATCGAGAAAAAGCTGTGTTGCATTCTGGCTTCTTATCTCTGCCAGAAACGGATGAGCCAGCTCACATTGTTGCATAGAAAAAGATTATCAGAACTGGCGTCATCTTTGCTGCGGAATTCTCTTAAGAAATGTGATGCTTGTAAGGAGAAGATGCTCTGAGAAAATTCATCAAAGTATTCATTACCTCAGGATCCCCATCTGACATGGCGGCACAGAGGACAGATTGATGAAAAATAAGCTATGAGCACAGATTGTCCCCTCTGCCTATCGTAGCAGGGGCTCCAACTATGGTTATTAAAATTGATTTATGGCTTTGTTCCTCTTATTCTTCTCTCTCTACCCCTCCATCAGCAAATGGCTTATTGTGTTGACCTGTCAATTATTCACTAAATATTTGCTACTCACAATGGGCTTGGTTCCTAAAAGGGTTCTTTTCTCCCATGAATTCCTACCTGGGCAGCTGGTCCAGCAGCGTCTTGAGTTCTTGGCAGACGATGCCGACCATGCCGCTCTTGACGGCGTTATAGGACACGTCGATAAGGAAGATGAAGGCCGGAGGTTGAGGAATTTTGTTGTTCTAAAGCAAAACAAAGCTACGTGAGTAactttatataaaatatgttaGGACGtcacaagacaaggaagactcACTTTACAGTAGTCGACAGTGGCCAGGAACTCGTAGCTGCCCAGCGATAGCTCCGGTCTGTCAAAGAAGTCCACTCTCTTCCCAGTGTGGTCCAGATGCTGGAAGTAATGAGGAGGGACTGGACCCAAACACAAAGAACATCAATaacttgcattaaaaaaaacaacaacaatcacaaACTCACCTTCTGTGACACAAGAGCAAAAGCCGCATTGGAAGCGGCGGCCTCCCTCGATGAATTGCATGTATGGACACATGTAGGCCTTGCAGCGGTTGCAACGGATGGGACCGCCTTCGCCGTGGTCCACCAGGTACGGAGGTGTCTATATACAATCACAGAATTGTGATGATAGAGGTTTCATAGCAGAATTATTTCATCACACAAATGACACGGAGAACAGTAATCCCCACTCCTGAACTTGTCCAATTAATAAGCATGGATAGCGGAGAGAAGATGGCTGACCTCATCCGGTGGCAGCGTGGCGAGGGGCTTGATGACGGCGGCCAGCGGCACCTGAGACTGCTTGGCCATGTCTGCTGTGCAGGGTATGTTGTAGGCTGTACAGCGGATGAACCTGGGGCTTGCATTCCCTACAAACATAACAATCATGGACGACATTAGTGGCGGCAAGCTTAGGAGATTTCGGAGGTCTCACCTTGGTCTTTGACGTGGAAGTTGGTGGTGACCAGCGGCGGCGCTTGACCTCTGACGCCTGTGGTGAAAGGCTCTACGGTCTTGGCCTTGTCATCCTCGATTACTTGGATCTAAAAGATGGGACAAAAagcttgaaaaaacaaactcgAAACAAACATGCCACACGGACTACCGCGCTCTCACATTCTGCCTGCCACTCATACAGTCCTTTTCTTCCTCTCACATGGAGACTCTCGCCCtcacattttggctctcagtcACAGAGCTTCCAAACACACAAGTGACAAACAAAATGGCATCCCCAGGAAATAGGGTGAATCCCACGGGCATGCAAGTGAAGACTAACATGCAGCAAATGGAGAGTATGTGAatgttgggagggggggggagcacTGACCAGACCctaaaaataaagtcatttgTGAAAACCAAGAGATCcaaaacactaaaaacaaagAGTGGCATTTCACGGAGGGTGCGAGGGTGGCAGGGATGCGTTTGGAAAGCCAGCACTAGGACAAGAGGAAGAGCCACACGAGGACACTTACTGGGCTGGGAATAGCGTCTGGGTCTATTCTATGTCTTGATTTCTGCACGGTCGGCATGTCAGACGCTTGCTTTACATTCAAAAAGTTTGTCCGGCAACATTGTGCAAAACAGGACAACAATTAATCAACACCACAgattgaaagacaaaaaaaaggagcagcAGTGTGAAACCACAGCGAAAAGTTGCAAGAATTGTTGTTATTAAGACAGAAATTGGTCAGtagtagggatgcacgataatattggtggccgataattatcggcaattatcaaccaatttgacgtcatacagatgcaccagataataaagaaatccgacaataataatagacatgccatgttggtccatctgttgtggctcatgtgcccaactcctcaacccgtCTCCTCAATTATTttagtgttgcatatttgtgacgtcataatgcgcaCAACGGACCTCGTGTTGACTGAAGATGCATCAATGCGACTTGGCAGTCgtcagtgtgggctttctttactgtgtctccccaaaatgttaccctcgccgtttttatgttgcatttttaaaacatgactgttttgttttggcaaactcaaaatgagttactggttgtctttgaagcaaagatatcaataaaattcagcttcatggtgctttacacaatgtttcaatgtatttgtacatgttcgacttatagtaggacttgacagtatatttgtattcaagttaattttgcaaacaattatcggctcaCTTATCAGTTATCGACattggcactttctaaattattggtttatcgtatcggttgaaaatagtattatcgtgcatccctagtcaGTAGAGCTGTTTATAGATTATTGCTACTGTCATTCATGCGCAAGTACTGAGAAATAATACAGAGAGTTTGCATGAATATGGCAAAAGTGTTTTGTGGCTTCTTACTGGGCTAGGAATGGCATCCGGGTCCAGTCTTTTCTGAGCAGGTTGGGTGGGGCCCGGTGCTGGTGCCGGAGTGCCGTAATTTGGTTGGCCGGGATAAGGGCCTGCAAAGCCGGGCTGAGGGCCTCTTACCTGCCCAAAAGCACCTGAAgggacacataaaaaaaaaatgcaggttaATTTAAGTACAGGattgatgtaaaaaattaaataaaaacacacaaaaaaatcccagCCTCACTAACCTCAGGAAATGAAAGCTAGTGGTAATTACCTGTGCttcaatgaattattattataaaaaaaacaacaataaatcaaaaacaaaaaacagcacacTAGTATTTTAACTCAATCTTCTCACCATTTTGCTGGGGAGGGTACCCTCCTGGCATTCCGGGCTGGGCTGGGACCATTTGCTGCTGCAGGGGTCCAGGAGGGCATAGCGGGCCCTGTGGTCCTGGAGGTAAGTGGTTGCTCTGAGACATGGACGTGGGGGGCATTTGGGGTCTGGGAGGAAGGGGACCTGAAGGGAAAGGGGGTTGCTGCTGAGGCGGCAATGGGCCCGGGTACTGGCCCGAGGGGGTTGACGTTGGAGGAGGAGGGTACTGAGAGGTGGTGGGAGGCGGCGCTCTTGAAGGGAAGGAGCCCTGAGGGGCCGAGGAGAAGGCAGGCTGAGTGGGGAGGAAGGACTGCTGAGGCTGCGACATTGatggagagggagcctgagccGGCGGGGGACCTGAATACGAGGGAGGAGGAGCAAAGGATGGCTGATTGGATGGCGGAAGAGGAGGAGCGGAGGAGGTGAACGGCTGTTGAGAAGTAGGAGGCAGAGAGGGATTGAATGGCGGCTGGGAGGGTGGAGGGGGGCCTCCGTAGTACTGTTGAGAAGAAGCAGGTGGCGCCTGGGTGGGAGCAGACGATGCTGGAGGCAGAGCTTGCGTGTAGGTGGTGGGAGGTCCGGCTGAGAATGAACTACTGACGGGAGGCTGAGAGTTGTTAGGTGGCACTGAGGAGACACACACAGAAACGTGCCAATCAACAAAGACATAaatgatttttctctctctctcttttcctttAAATTTTGTTCCTGGGCAATAAAACTGACTTTTTCAAAACTTATTTttataatgacaataaaaattaaatgttaaattaatttaaaaattacaaaacCAGACTTTCTCTCCCCCCTCCTTAAAATTAAACCCCACCTTCatacttttccttttttcctcataaaattaatactttttttcccctccctcaaAATATTTTGACTTGCTATTTttgtcaaccccccaaaaatatgaaattacaTAACCAAAAATGAATTGTTTTTAGCTTCCtatgtatttttaatcaagCCATTCTTTGCACACTAGCCAAAATACACGGATCCACCCAGATAGGCTGAGATGCAATGTTATGTTATTGGATGCACGGATAAAAGTTAATACCGTATCCGGGCCCGGGGGCGTTGGGTGGCCCTGAGTTAATCTGCATGCTGCTCATCTGACTAGTGACGTGTTGCATTGTGGGCGGGGGTCCATAGTGTTGAGGGTATGAAGTGGGCGCTCCTTGGTTGTATGACTGGGTCCCAACTGGCctggaaacaacaaaaaacataataatcgTTACAACATGATCTCCCTTTTTCATCATTAATATTGAAATGAGAGAAATGAATCTACTTCAGTACCTTGGGGGCGCCTGTGTCATAGGCGGGGGTCCATTCTGAATGTCACCCTGATGATGACCTCCATACTGATTGTACGCTTGAGGAGCTGATACAGGCGGTGGCCCGGAGGTGGGAGGAGCCCTGCTGTGACCTGAAAGACGTGTAGAAATTCCATTCactattaaaaactaaatatttgtcCCTTAAGTTTGCTCTTGTGAAGCGAATGGTGGGGGAAAAAGGTAAGGCCAGGACTGGATGATCGCAAGGTGAGAAGAGCGAAAGCAGGGCGTTACCTAGGTCAAGAGGAGAGGAGAGCTCTGAGACGGGGTTGGCTGGCGCAGCCTTAGAGGGAAAGGTGGTAAAAGATGAATAACCTGAAATACAAGAAAGGAAAGTTGGGAAAAAGTTTGGCAATGGCGGTAGGGCATGACGGAGTGAAAGTATCAAGCCACATGAAGGTAGCTAAGATTGTGattagtgtgatttttttcccgtgGGGCCATAACACACGTCAACAAATATCAAACCTAGCCGGACATGTGCCGCATTTTTACCTTGCGGTGGCACTCCAGGTTGGTAGGCTGACACAGGGCCATTGTAAGGTGCGTAGGGTGGCGGGTACCCGCCGTCCAAGGGTGCAAAGGCAGGCTGCCCGTAACCAGGCTGAGGCTGGCCATAAGGAGAGGCCATGGGAGTGTGCTGGTTTACATTCATCTTCAGTTCATCCCTAAATCTGATATGACACGAGGAcgatatcatcatcatcatcatcatcaacaacaacagaTAACAGTTTTGAAAAGACACTGTTAATCAACTACCTCTAGACGGACTTAGAATAAGAAGCTAATATTTACAAGTTCACTGACAACACCTTTATTTGAATTGGCTGCAACACACACCCTGAACTGCATGCCACTCACATTTCCTGGCCAGGCAGAACCACGGTAGCATTAAGTTAAAAACTTAAAATAGAAATCATATATATAAGAGTTGCACCAGTAGTGATgtgtgcatttatttaaaaaaattaaattagatGGCAATATGTCAAAAATTGGCAGCAACATTTATTTCACTTCTGCCCTCACTATGCAATAATGTATGGCCGGTTTTATCatacaaaagtgtaaaaactgCAGGGGGGGAAAACCCCcaataaaaacttttcattaactaaaataatcaaaacacacaataaaactgacaaccattcacactgatGCAGGTTACAGTTCAATGAACCTCAATATGTATGATGGAGTCATGAATCGAACCATGAACCTCAGCAACCTGGTAAACTTCATTCAACccaatacatacaaaaaaatgattgttaCGTTACTCAGTTTTTGGTTAACTTTAAATAGGTCCATTTGACTCGGAACATAACTATGGCTAACTTTCTGCCTGGCCATGTTCATTTCAAAATATACAGTGTCAATCACTCAGCTAACAAATGTGTTTGCGTGGCGGACATTTAGGCACTTTAACTGAGGGACTAACTTTTACAACTGAGTATCATCTATCAAGACAAACACGGGATAAACGAGTGGGGTTTTAAATAATTCAACTACGACGAGAAACACAATCGCcgtgtttctctttttttttttagcgtgtCGGGGCCTGTAGCTAGTGACACACAATTACGATTGAGGAtgtggtaaaaataaaatatatatatattttttcgaaTTAAATCGATGTCAAGCGAAGTGGCtgataaagaaaacacaatatgGAATTAATTCACAACGCTCTGCAGGGCTAGCAGAGAACTGGCTTCAGTGCCGCATAactgctagcttgctagctcagCTAACATGACCGAACCGCAGTCACAACAAACACAAGATAACACACATTATTTTTACTGGCGACGACCGGGTACAAAGTACATCTCTGTTGACTCAACAAAAGTCCAAAGTGATGAGGCCTGGAGGGTGGGAGGCTAACTTGTTCTAGTCGGCCAAGTCGCTCATGACAGAGGCGATTCAATCAGCTGTTGTGCATACCACCACCGGAGCTAGCACGTTAGCATGCTGGCTAAAGCTAAGTGACATCCATTTGCTTATACGGCAGCTACTTTAgcaaatgctaattagcattagcagctaACATGGCAAAAAAAGCCGGACATGGATGTCACAGTGCCATGTTTTATCACATCGAAACCTACCTCCGAAGTGTTGGGAATAATGAGGCGTCACTCTGCTCGCGGTGAACCGTAAATCGGCTAAGCGACGGGggctgaacaaaaaaatagatgTCGTCCCCTGGTGTTTCTCCCTAATCCCTTCTTAGAATGAGAGGCGGACATTCAGCAGAACTGCTGCAGCGGTATGCCACGTCCACATCCGCCCTGCGTGGCGTCACTTCCGCTTTCAGGTACCAATTTTCTTGTAACACAGGTGGCAAAAGTTTTCGCATTGCAACTGGATActtgtgtgattaaaaaaaaaaaaaaactagataaaaagtaaattgcatttttcattgcCAATTAAAAACAACTTCTGCACCTGTGGTGGAATGTAATGGAGAACTATTTTCAGCTCCAACAATCTTTTAGATGTACTAGATGTCATTCGGCCGATTTACAGCAGAATAAATTTCTGAAGAAGTTAAAAAAGACAACAGACTCAGTGAAATTCTTTACATTACACCCACCCATCCACTCTTGCTGAGCCCCCAACCCCGAGCGTGTGTgggtatgtatatgtgtgtgtgcctttgtctttgctacattgtggggtcCATACACACGTGTATTTCCacgtttaactaccattgtgaggacattttggtggcctccacaagttcagacctctttttgagggtcaagacttggttttagagtttaggtttgaattgggttgaGCTTAGGGTatggaatgggggtaggcaatcatttttgatggttggggttagggggaaggtgctaggaaatgcatcatgtcaatgagatggtcccacgatgatacaaagacaagcgCGTGTGTGTTAGCGGGGAAGGTTATTTCTGGATTGTGTATGAGCAAGCATTCACACACGGCATGTGTTGAATAGAAGGGTATGatgaaggcacacacacacgcacgcacacacgcaagtgCCTGCCCTCCTACAAAGCATTCCCGTGGAAGCAGATGCCAGGCAGCCGGCCCCCAACGTTTATCCTTCTTCACTTGGGCCGTGTGAGCAAGCGAAgaccctcacacacacatacacgtacataCATTGAAGCAGACCTGGAGAAGGGATGGTGGCGGAGGAGATCGTGGTCTCCCTTTCTGGGGGCTCTCCGTGGGGGTTCAGGCTCCAGGGAGGAAGAGAGCAGCAGAAGCCGCTACAGGTGGCAAAGGTATGGCACCAGCGTCCATTTTAGATGTGCTACTTAAGATGGTGGTCATTCATTGCATTGTGATGGTCGCACTTGAGTTTGTAATATTGTTAGCCTATCATAGAATAATGGCCGAACTCATTTCTATTGTGCTGTTACAGAATCGATAAAAGGGAATTTGTAGGAGTTATTAGAGGTTTTATGACATGGATAATTTGGCTTTTCAATCATTTTCAATGGGGAACTTCACAGAATGGATTTTGAAAGTTCCACAGTAAATGTATTCAGTGTCTCGTTTAGTGTATCGGTTGTCCTGAACTATATTATTTCGTGTTTAAGTGTCACAAAACATACTAGTGGATGaaatcatacaaaaataaaataagttaacATGCTGTTGATTAGTTTATTGTGTACCGATACTGTATCCTGTTAATGGGTCATAAAACTAAGTAATTTACTGGATACAAGCGATGCAAAATGAATGTAtgctttgagatacaagtttaatttgttgctTGACCAcatttgtaactcaaaacactcaaattGTCATTCCCGATTAAAAGAAATGGAAAGGCC
This genomic interval carries:
- the sec24c gene encoding protein transport protein Sec24C isoform X1, whose protein sequence is MNVNQHTPMASPYGQPQPGYGQPAFAPLDGGYPPPYAPYNGPVSAYQPGVPPQGYSSFTTFPSKAAPANPVSELSSPLDLGHSRAPPTSGPPPVSAPQAYNQYGGHHQGDIQNGPPPMTQAPPRPVGTQSYNQGAPTSYPQHYGPPPTMQHVTSQMSSMQINSGPPNAPGPGYVPPNNSQPPVSSSFSAGPPTTYTQALPPASSAPTQAPPASSQQYYGGPPPPSQPPFNPSLPPTSQQPFTSSAPPLPPSNQPSFAPPPSYSGPPPAQAPSPSMSQPQQSFLPTQPAFSSAPQGSFPSRAPPPTTSQYPPPPTSTPSGQYPGPLPPQQQPPFPSGPLPPRPQMPPTSMSQSNHLPPGPQGPLCPPGPLQQQMVPAQPGMPGGYPPQQNGAFGQVRGPQPGFAGPYPGQPNYGTPAPAPGPTQPAQKRLDPDAIPSPQASDMPTVQKSRHRIDPDAIPSPIQVIEDDKAKTVEPFTTGVRGQAPPLVTTNFHVKDQGNASPRFIRCTAYNIPCTADMAKQSQVPLAAVIKPLATLPPDETPPYLVDHGEGGPIRCNRCKAYMCPYMQFIEGGRRFQCGFCSCVTEVPPHYFQHLDHTGKRVDFFDRPELSLGSYEFLATVDYCKNNKIPQPPAFIFLIDVSYNAVKSGMVGIVCQELKTLLDQLPRENPESDSAVRVGFVTYNKVLHFYNVKPSLAQPQMLVVSDVSEMFVPLLDGFLVNVGESRQVIESLLDHIPEMFVDTRETETVFGPVIQAGLEALKAADCAGKLFVFHTSLPIAEAPGKLKNREDKKLIGTDKEKSLFQPQGGFYNTLAKECVAQGCCVDLFLFPNQYVDVATLAVVPVSTGGSVYKYTYFQAQSDQERFLNDLRRDVQKPIGFDAVMRVRTSTGIRATDFFGSFYMSNTTDVELAGLDCDKAVTVEFKHDDKLSEEAGALVQCAVLYTSCGGQRRLRVHNMAVNCCSQLSDLYRNCETDTIINFLSKYAFRGILNNPTKAVRDTLVNQCAQILACYRKNCASPSSAGQLILPECMKLLPVYLNCVLKSDVLLPAADVSLDDRAYLRQLISCMDVSETHIFFYPRLLPLTKLESGSLPVAVRASEERLSKGGVYLLETGLHLFLWVGANAQQELLLNIFGTSNFGQIDATMTCLPVLDNPFSQRLREMVDSFRAQRSRYMKLMVVKQEDRSELIFRHFLMEDKSVSGGASYVDFLCHMHKEIRQLLS
- the sec24c gene encoding protein transport protein Sec24C isoform X4, with product MNVNQHTPMASPYGQPQPGYGQPAFAPLDGGYPPPYAPYNGPVSAYQPGVPPQGHSRAPPTSGPPPVSAPQAYNQYGGHHQGDIQNGPPPMTQAPPRPVGTQSYNQGAPTSYPQHYGPPPTMQHVTSQMSSMQINSGPPNAPGPGYVPPNNSQPPVSSSFSAGPPTTYTQALPPASSAPTQAPPASSQQYYGGPPPPSQPPFNPSLPPTSQQPFTSSAPPLPPSNQPSFAPPPSYSGPPPAQAPSPSMSQPQQSFLPTQPAFSSAPQGSFPSRAPPPTTSQYPPPPTSTPSGQYPGPLPPQQQPPFPSGPLPPRPQMPPTSMSQSNHLPPGPQGPLCPPGPLQQQMVPAQPGMPGGYPPQQNGAFGQVRGPQPGFAGPYPGQPNYGTPAPAPGPTQPAQKRLDPDAIPSPIQVIEDDKAKTVEPFTTGVRGQAPPLVTTNFHVKDQGNASPRFIRCTAYNIPCTADMAKQSQVPLAAVIKPLATLPPDETPPYLVDHGEGGPIRCNRCKAYMCPYMQFIEGGRRFQCGFCSCVTEVPPHYFQHLDHTGKRVDFFDRPELSLGSYEFLATVDYCKNNKIPQPPAFIFLIDVSYNAVKSGMVGIVCQELKTLLDQLPRENPESDSAVRVGFVTYNKVLHFYNVKPSLAQPQMLVVSDVSEMFVPLLDGFLVNVGESRQVIESLLDHIPEMFVDTRETETVFGPVIQAGLEALKAADCAGKLFVFHTSLPIAEAPGKLKNREDKKLIGTDKEKSLFQPQGGFYNTLAKECVAQGCCVDLFLFPNQYVDVATLAVVPVSTGGSVYKYTYFQAQSDQERFLNDLRRDVQKPIGFDAVMRVRTSTGIRATDFFGSFYMSNTTDVELAGLDCDKAVTVEFKHDDKLSEEAGALVQCAVLYTSCGGQRRLRVHNMAVNCCSQLSDLYRNCETDTIINFLSKYAFRGILNNPTKAVRDTLVNQCAQILACYRKNCASPSSAGQLILPECMKLLPVYLNCVLKSDVLLPAADVSLDDRAYLRQLISCMDVSETHIFFYPRLLPLTKLESGSLPVAVRASEERLSKGGVYLLETGLHLFLWVGANAQQELLLNIFGTSNFGQIDATMTCLPVLDNPFSQRLREMVDSFRAQRSRYMKLMVVKQEDRSELIFRHFLMEDKSVSGGASYVDFLCHMHKEIRQLLS
- the sec24c gene encoding protein transport protein Sec24C isoform X3, whose product is MNVNQHTPMASPYGQPQPGYGQPAFAPLDGGYPPPYAPYNGPVSAYQPGVPPQGHSRAPPTSGPPPVSAPQAYNQYGGHHQGDIQNGPPPMTQAPPRPVGTQSYNQGAPTSYPQHYGPPPTMQHVTSQMSSMQINSGPPNAPGPGYVPPNNSQPPVSSSFSAGPPTTYTQALPPASSAPTQAPPASSQQYYGGPPPPSQPPFNPSLPPTSQQPFTSSAPPLPPSNQPSFAPPPSYSGPPPAQAPSPSMSQPQQSFLPTQPAFSSAPQGSFPSRAPPPTTSQYPPPPTSTPSGQYPGPLPPQQQPPFPSGPLPPRPQMPPTSMSQSNHLPPGPQGPLCPPGPLQQQMVPAQPGMPGGYPPQQNGAFGQVRGPQPGFAGPYPGQPNYGTPAPAPGPTQPAQKRLDPDAIPSPQASDMPTVQKSRHRIDPDAIPSPIQVIEDDKAKTVEPFTTGVRGQAPPLVTTNFHVKDQGNASPRFIRCTAYNIPCTADMAKQSQVPLAAVIKPLATLPPDETPPYLVDHGEGGPIRCNRCKAYMCPYMQFIEGGRRFQCGFCSCVTEVPPHYFQHLDHTGKRVDFFDRPELSLGSYEFLATVDYCKNNKIPQPPAFIFLIDVSYNAVKSGMVGIVCQELKTLLDQLPRENPESDSAVRVGFVTYNKVLHFYNVKPSLAQPQMLVVSDVSEMFVPLLDGFLVNVGESRQVIESLLDHIPEMFVDTRETETVFGPVIQAGLEALKAADCAGKLFVFHTSLPIAEAPGKLKNREDKKLIGTDKEKSLFQPQGGFYNTLAKECVAQGCCVDLFLFPNQYVDVATLAVVPVSTGGSVYKYTYFQAQSDQERFLNDLRRDVQKPIGFDAVMRVRTSTGIRATDFFGSFYMSNTTDVELAGLDCDKAVTVEFKHDDKLSEEAGALVQCAVLYTSCGGQRRLRVHNMAVNCCSQLSDLYRNCETDTIINFLSKYAFRGILNNPTKAVRDTLVNQCAQILACYRKNCASPSSAGQLILPECMKLLPVYLNCVLKSDVLLPAADVSLDDRAYLRQLISCMDVSETHIFFYPRLLPLTKLESGSLPVAVRASEERLSKGGVYLLETGLHLFLWVGANAQQELLLNIFGTSNFGQIDATMTCLPVLDNPFSQRLREMVDSFRAQRSRYMKLMVVKQEDRSELIFRHFLMEDKSVSGGASYVDFLCHMHKEIRQLLS
- the sec24c gene encoding protein transport protein Sec24C isoform X2, whose protein sequence is MNVNQHTPMASPYGQPQPGYGQPAFAPLDGGYPPPYAPYNGPVSAYQPGVPPQGYSSFTTFPSKAAPANPVSELSSPLDLGHSRAPPTSGPPPVSAPQAYNQYGGHHQGDIQNGPPPMTQAPPRPVGTQSYNQGAPTSYPQHYGPPPTMQHVTSQMSSMQINSGPPNAPGPGYVPPNNSQPPVSSSFSAGPPTTYTQALPPASSAPTQAPPASSQQYYGGPPPPSQPPFNPSLPPTSQQPFTSSAPPLPPSNQPSFAPPPSYSGPPPAQAPSPSMSQPQQSFLPTQPAFSSAPQGSFPSRAPPPTTSQYPPPPTSTPSGQYPGPLPPQQQPPFPSGPLPPRPQMPPTSMSQSNHLPPGPQGPLCPPGPLQQQMVPAQPGMPGGYPPQQNGAFGQVRGPQPGFAGPYPGQPNYGTPAPAPGPTQPAQKRLDPDAIPSPIQVIEDDKAKTVEPFTTGVRGQAPPLVTTNFHVKDQGNASPRFIRCTAYNIPCTADMAKQSQVPLAAVIKPLATLPPDETPPYLVDHGEGGPIRCNRCKAYMCPYMQFIEGGRRFQCGFCSCVTEVPPHYFQHLDHTGKRVDFFDRPELSLGSYEFLATVDYCKNNKIPQPPAFIFLIDVSYNAVKSGMVGIVCQELKTLLDQLPRENPESDSAVRVGFVTYNKVLHFYNVKPSLAQPQMLVVSDVSEMFVPLLDGFLVNVGESRQVIESLLDHIPEMFVDTRETETVFGPVIQAGLEALKAADCAGKLFVFHTSLPIAEAPGKLKNREDKKLIGTDKEKSLFQPQGGFYNTLAKECVAQGCCVDLFLFPNQYVDVATLAVVPVSTGGSVYKYTYFQAQSDQERFLNDLRRDVQKPIGFDAVMRVRTSTGIRATDFFGSFYMSNTTDVELAGLDCDKAVTVEFKHDDKLSEEAGALVQCAVLYTSCGGQRRLRVHNMAVNCCSQLSDLYRNCETDTIINFLSKYAFRGILNNPTKAVRDTLVNQCAQILACYRKNCASPSSAGQLILPECMKLLPVYLNCVLKSDVLLPAADVSLDDRAYLRQLISCMDVSETHIFFYPRLLPLTKLESGSLPVAVRASEERLSKGGVYLLETGLHLFLWVGANAQQELLLNIFGTSNFGQIDATMTCLPVLDNPFSQRLREMVDSFRAQRSRYMKLMVVKQEDRSELIFRHFLMEDKSVSGGASYVDFLCHMHKEIRQLLS